The following are from one region of the Mannheimia granulomatis genome:
- the thrC gene encoding threonine synthase, which translates to MNLYNIKHPEEQVNFAQAVRQGLGKNQGLFFPEVLPQLDNIDALLELPLVERSQKILAALIGEELPQATLDAMVKNAFTFPAPLAKVNDDIYALELFHGPTLAFKDFGGRFMAQALANVRGDGKITILTATSGDTGAAVAHAFYGLENINVVILYPKGKISPLQEKLFCTLGGNIRTVAIESDFDACQALVKQVFDDAELRQAIGLNSANSINISRLLAQVCYYFEAVAQLPKEKRNNVVVSVPSGNFGNLTAGLIAKTLGLPIKRFIASTNANDTVPRYLQSGKWEPNATVATLSNAMDVSRPNNWPRVEELFKRNGWNLADLGSAALNDAETEAALKAQYAEGYLCEPHGAIAYQTLKDQLQTGETGIFLCTAHPAKFKESVERILEIELPLPEALDKHNKLPLLSDEMAADFAALREYLLK; encoded by the coding sequence ATGAACTTATACAACATCAAACACCCGGAAGAGCAAGTCAATTTTGCTCAAGCCGTTCGTCAAGGCTTAGGCAAAAACCAAGGATTATTCTTCCCCGAAGTATTACCGCAATTAGACAATATTGATGCACTCCTTGAGTTACCTTTGGTCGAACGCAGCCAAAAAATCTTAGCGGCATTAATTGGTGAAGAGTTACCACAGGCTACCCTAGATGCAATGGTCAAAAATGCCTTTACCTTCCCTGCACCGCTTGCGAAAGTAAACGATGATATTTATGCGTTAGAATTATTCCACGGTCCGACTTTAGCCTTTAAAGACTTCGGCGGGCGTTTTATGGCACAAGCTCTTGCGAATGTGCGTGGAGACGGCAAAATCACCATTTTAACCGCGACCTCAGGCGATACCGGGGCGGCTGTGGCTCACGCATTCTACGGTTTAGAAAACATTAACGTAGTCATTCTTTACCCGAAAGGTAAAATCAGCCCACTGCAAGAAAAACTATTTTGCACGCTAGGGGGCAATATTCGCACAGTTGCTATTGAATCCGATTTTGATGCCTGCCAAGCTTTAGTCAAACAAGTTTTTGATGATGCCGAGCTTCGCCAGGCCATCGGCTTAAACTCCGCAAACTCAATTAATATCAGCCGATTACTGGCACAAGTTTGTTACTACTTTGAGGCGGTTGCACAACTGCCGAAAGAAAAACGCAATAACGTGGTAGTTTCTGTACCAAGCGGCAATTTCGGTAACTTAACCGCAGGCTTAATCGCCAAAACCTTAGGCTTACCAATTAAACGTTTTATTGCTTCAACCAATGCGAACGACACTGTTCCACGATATTTACAATCCGGTAAATGGGAGCCGAATGCGACTGTAGCAACGCTTTCAAACGCAATGGATGTGAGCCGCCCGAACAACTGGCCGCGTGTGGAAGAATTATTTAAACGTAACGGTTGGAATCTTGCGGATTTAGGCTCAGCAGCATTAAATGATGCAGAAACCGAAGCAGCTCTTAAAGCACAATATGCCGAAGGGTATCTCTGTGAACCACACGGAGCGATTGCTTACCAAACATTAAAAGACCAGCTTCAAACAGGTGAAACCGGTATTTTCTTATGTACTGCTCACCCGGCAAAATTTAAAGAATCTGTTGAGCGTATTTTAGAAATTGAACTACCATTACCGGAAGCATTGGACAAGCACAATAAACTGCCATTGTTATCTGATGAAATGGCTGCTGATTTTGCTGCATTACGCGAATATTTACTGAAATAA
- the yccS gene encoding YccS family putative transporter gives MKRLLKKFQTSWLSENVIKTLPMFISLNIAAVSIWQLGISDFAMPLMLGIIAGGLVDLDNSLVGRLKNLIISLVAFSLSSVGASISLYLGWLFVPVLVLCTFLLVMLGAVGQRYNTIAFGTLIVAVYNSLTYTPDVLWYHNVVMILLGALLYGLVGILVYLIFPNRTVQENLASAYAALSHYLLAKSAYFDPDDDDLSAKQLALAKANSEVMAAFDKTRVSLFYRLRRQHRQQRTQRMLRYYFTAQDILERASSSHYQYHELFQQLSNSDLMFRFQRVLELQAEACQKIAVSLRHREFYAHSIRGEKALQGLFNSLNYHQERGLESAYRWSSIAENLGNIERQLAQIEQGESNAEYIEPLSKKFTKSNRLSAENITGLRNITQAIKGHLTFESQLFRHAVRLSIVVFLCSAIVPVLGFDNKGYWILLTAIFVCQPNYTATKTRLIHRVMGTIFGVLVGGSFELFNVTLSLEAQLGLIVLTGSLYTFFRLVHYGFSTFYITVLVMISLDIAGVSIESGVLMRMIDTLLGTAIAWLAVTFLWSDWKYLNLHNNLHNALKASGSYLRHIIAQLQFGYNEQLPYRIARRDVHNHLSALSNAITNMYSEPQKYANELTFAPKLLGIAYTLLGYISTLGAYRIASREINRQVDFSAIFFSHGREVANIIGQIADSSRSFAKLSEKLTAIDRDLAQFEQDNSQKQGGTALVLIQQLRLIVQLLPQIQSLLKTENLCEVEKKFDKA, from the coding sequence ATGAAGAGATTGTTAAAAAAATTCCAAACAAGTTGGTTATCCGAAAATGTAATTAAAACCCTGCCGATGTTTATTTCGTTAAATATCGCAGCAGTCAGTATTTGGCAGTTAGGGATTTCTGATTTTGCGATGCCGTTGATGTTAGGGATTATCGCCGGGGGGTTAGTTGATTTAGATAATAGTCTTGTTGGCCGCCTGAAAAATCTGATTATTAGCTTGGTTGCGTTTTCACTTTCTTCCGTGGGGGCCAGTATTTCGCTCTATTTGGGCTGGTTATTTGTGCCGGTGCTGGTGCTGTGCACCTTTTTATTAGTTATGTTAGGGGCTGTTGGGCAACGCTATAATACTATTGCCTTTGGCACGCTTATCGTTGCAGTCTATAACAGCCTTACTTATACCCCGGATGTTTTATGGTATCACAATGTTGTGATGATTCTGCTGGGGGCTTTATTATATGGCTTGGTCGGTATTTTAGTTTACTTAATTTTTCCTAATCGGACTGTTCAGGAAAATTTAGCCTCGGCTTATGCTGCATTAAGTCATTATTTATTGGCGAAATCCGCCTATTTTGATCCGGATGATGATGACTTAAGTGCTAAACAGTTAGCTCTGGCAAAAGCCAATAGTGAGGTGATGGCTGCTTTTGATAAAACTAGGGTTTCTCTATTTTACCGTTTAAGACGGCAGCACCGCCAACAACGTACACAGCGTATGTTGCGATACTATTTTACCGCTCAAGATATTTTGGAAAGAGCAAGTTCCAGTCATTATCAATACCATGAATTATTTCAGCAATTAAGCAATAGTGATTTGATGTTCCGCTTTCAACGTGTGCTGGAACTGCAGGCGGAAGCCTGCCAAAAAATCGCAGTTTCATTAAGGCATAGAGAGTTTTATGCACACAGTATTCGTGGAGAGAAAGCGTTGCAAGGCTTGTTCAATTCTTTGAATTATCATCAAGAAAGGGGCTTAGAGAGTGCTTATCGCTGGAGTTCTATTGCAGAGAATTTAGGCAATATTGAACGCCAGTTAGCGCAAATTGAGCAAGGAGAGAGCAATGCTGAGTATATTGAGCCACTTAGCAAAAAATTCACTAAATCTAACCGCTTGAGTGCAGAAAATATTACCGGTCTGCGTAATATTACCCAAGCGATTAAGGGGCATTTAACCTTTGAATCGCAACTCTTTCGCCATGCAGTGAGGCTTTCTATTGTCGTGTTTTTATGTAGTGCGATAGTGCCCGTTTTAGGCTTTGATAATAAAGGCTACTGGATTTTACTCACAGCAATTTTTGTATGCCAGCCTAACTACACTGCAACTAAAACACGTTTGATTCATCGGGTGATGGGAACTATTTTCGGGGTGCTGGTTGGTGGTTCCTTCGAGTTGTTTAATGTTACCTTAAGCCTGGAAGCACAACTCGGATTAATTGTGCTAACCGGTTCACTTTATACTTTTTTCCGCTTAGTCCATTATGGATTTTCTACTTTTTATATTACGGTACTGGTGATGATAAGCCTTGATATTGCAGGGGTTAGCATCGAAAGTGGCGTATTAATGCGAATGATAGATACCTTACTAGGCACAGCTATTGCATGGCTGGCGGTAACATTTTTATGGTCGGATTGGAAATATTTGAATTTGCATAATAATCTGCATAATGCATTGAAAGCCAGCGGTAGTTATTTAAGACATATTATTGCCCAGTTGCAATTTGGCTATAACGAGCAGTTGCCTTACCGTATTGCCCGCCGTGATGTGCATAATCATTTATCGGCATTAAGCAATGCCATTACCAATATGTATAGTGAACCGCAAAAATATGCTAACGAGCTCACTTTCGCTCCCAAATTGTTAGGGATTGCTTATACCTTGCTGGGATATATTTCCACCTTGGGTGCTTACCGCATCGCCAGCCGAGAAATTAATCGGCAAGTGGATTTTTCTGCTATCTTCTTTTCTCATGGGCGAGAGGTTGCGAATATTATCGGACAGATTGCCGATAGCAGCCGCTCATTTGCAAAATTATCCGAGAAATTGACCGCTATCGATAGAGATTTAGCACAATTTGAACAGGATAATTCCCAAAAACAGGGTGGGACTGCGTTAGTGCTAATACAGCAATTGCGTTTGATTGTGCAACTTCTGCCACAGATTCAAAGTTTATTAAAAACGGAAAATCTGTGCGAGGTAGAAAAGAAGTTTGATAAGGCATAA
- the fabR gene encoding HTH-type transcriptional repressor FabR: MANGISVRAIQKEKTRRALVEAAFNQLSAEKSFSNLSLREVAREAGVAPTSFYRHFKDMDELGLAMVDESGLLLRQLMRQARKRIASGGSVVAVSVETFFELISDRPNVFRLLLRESSGTSQAFRTAASREIQHFVAELTDYIMSKEEHNNRDLAYIQAEGLVTLVFTAGSHALDMSNQEREKLKQRVIMQLRMLIRGSAYYATKQAIS, encoded by the coding sequence ATGGCTAACGGCATCAGCGTACGTGCTATTCAAAAAGAGAAAACACGTAGAGCCTTAGTGGAAGCCGCATTTAACCAATTAAGTGCGGAAAAAAGTTTTTCCAACCTAAGTTTACGGGAGGTTGCTCGAGAAGCCGGCGTTGCGCCTACTTCATTTTATCGTCATTTTAAAGATATGGATGAATTGGGATTAGCAATGGTAGATGAATCCGGTTTACTGCTACGTCAGTTAATGCGCCAAGCCCGTAAACGTATTGCCAGCGGCGGTAGTGTAGTCGCCGTATCGGTCGAAACGTTTTTTGAGCTCATTAGCGATCGCCCTAATGTGTTTCGTTTACTCCTGCGTGAAAGCTCGGGGACCTCTCAAGCATTCCGAACAGCAGCCTCTCGGGAAATTCAGCACTTTGTGGCAGAACTTACAGATTATATCATGAGCAAAGAGGAGCATAATAACCGCGATCTTGCCTATATTCAAGCGGAAGGTTTGGTCACCCTTGTATTTACCGCCGGCTCTCATGCTTTAGATATGAGCAATCAAGAACGGGAAAAACTGAAACAGCGTGTAATTATGCAACTGAGAATGCTGATTCGTGGTTCTGCTTATTATGCAACTAAACAAGCCATATCCTAA
- the oxyR gene encoding DNA-binding transcriptional regulator OxyR codes for MNIRDLEYLIALADHKHFRRAAESCNVSQPTLSGQIRKLEDELGTILLERTSRKVLFTQSGMTLVEQAKAVLREVKILKEMASNQGKEMSGPLHVGVIPTLGPYISPIIIPALKKNFADLELYIYELHTNQLLDQLESGQLDCGIISFVKESEPFIEVPIFNEEMYLVVSEEHEWAKQDKLDISLLQNRELLFLDGGHCLRTHTLDYCLSVGAKENPHFKATNLETLRNMVAANVGIALIPKLAAKPIPGVCYIPFDNPPHRAIGMVYRPGSPLRVRYERLAQAITEIMQTEV; via the coding sequence GTGAATATTCGAGATTTAGAATACCTTATTGCCTTAGCAGATCATAAACATTTTCGCCGTGCAGCCGAATCCTGCAATGTCAGCCAGCCCACCTTAAGTGGCCAAATTCGTAAATTAGAAGATGAATTAGGCACAATTTTACTTGAACGTACAAGTCGAAAAGTTCTCTTTACCCAATCAGGTATGACCTTAGTTGAACAAGCTAAAGCTGTTTTACGCGAAGTGAAAATACTAAAAGAGATGGCAAGTAATCAAGGTAAAGAGATGTCCGGCCCGCTACACGTTGGTGTTATTCCAACGCTGGGTCCTTATATTTCACCCATTATTATTCCGGCCCTTAAAAAAAATTTTGCTGATTTAGAGCTTTACATTTATGAATTGCATACTAATCAATTACTGGATCAACTGGAGTCCGGCCAACTAGATTGCGGCATAATTTCATTTGTCAAAGAAAGCGAACCTTTTATTGAAGTGCCAATTTTTAATGAAGAAATGTATCTTGTTGTTTCTGAAGAACACGAATGGGCAAAACAGGATAAATTAGATATTAGTTTACTGCAAAATCGGGAATTACTCTTCCTTGACGGTGGCCACTGCTTACGAACTCACACATTAGATTACTGCTTATCTGTCGGGGCAAAAGAAAATCCTCATTTTAAAGCAACAAATTTAGAAACATTACGCAACATGGTTGCTGCCAACGTTGGTATAGCACTTATTCCTAAATTAGCCGCCAAGCCAATACCGGGCGTGTGCTACATCCCGTTTGACAACCCGCCTCATCGTGCCATAGGTATGGTTTATCGTCCGGGTTCTCCTTTACGTGTCCGTTATGAGCGTTTGGCCCAAGCAATTACCGAAATTATGCAAACAGAGGTTTAA
- a CDS encoding DUF4298 domain-containing protein, giving the protein MKKADIQKMQDLYNQWVELLPELEKGIEQWKKAAELLEPLSQFYSSPKWRELHDSFDEELDTKGNYSILSEDALWNALAEQHQLALEWLRLSTALITKE; this is encoded by the coding sequence ATGAAAAAAGCCGATATTCAGAAAATGCAAGATCTTTATAATCAATGGGTAGAGCTATTACCTGAATTGGAAAAGGGAATAGAGCAATGGAAAAAAGCGGCTGAGCTTTTAGAGCCGTTAAGCCAATTTTACTCTAGCCCGAAATGGCGTGAATTACATGATAGTTTTGATGAAGAGTTAGATACTAAAGGTAATTATAGTATCTTGTCGGAAGATGCATTATGGAATGCTTTGGCTGAACAGCATCAATTAGCACTAGAGTGGTTAAGGTTATCTACCGCACTGATTACTAAAGAATAA
- a CDS encoding glutathione peroxidase, with the protein MSFKDMTGQRVPNVTFRTRQNDVWVDVTTDELFNNKTVVVFSLPGAFTPTCSSTHLPRYNELACEFKALGVDDIICMSVNDTFVMNAWKADQESENITVIPDGNGEFTDGMGLLVDKNDLGFGKRSWRYSMLVKNGIVEKMFIEPQEPGDPFKVSDADTMIKYLSPNWTAKESVSIMTKPGCPFCAKAKALLKEKGYTFEEIVLGRDASTISVRAITGKTSVPQVFIGGKHIGSGDALEAYFAK; encoded by the coding sequence ATGTCTTTTAAAGATATGACTGGTCAACGAGTACCAAATGTAACATTCAGAACCCGCCAAAATGATGTTTGGGTAGATGTAACAACAGATGAATTATTCAATAATAAAACTGTTGTTGTGTTTTCACTACCGGGGGCGTTCACCCCAACGTGTTCTTCAACTCACTTACCCCGCTACAACGAGTTAGCTTGTGAATTTAAAGCGTTAGGTGTTGATGACATTATCTGTATGTCAGTAAACGATACTTTCGTAATGAATGCTTGGAAAGCGGATCAAGAATCTGAAAACATCACTGTAATCCCGGACGGTAACGGTGAATTTACCGATGGTATGGGCTTATTAGTGGATAAAAACGACTTAGGCTTTGGTAAACGTTCTTGGCGTTATTCCATGCTGGTGAAAAACGGTATTGTTGAGAAAATGTTCATTGAACCACAAGAGCCGGGCGATCCGTTTAAAGTATCGGATGCCGATACAATGATTAAATATTTAAGCCCAAATTGGACAGCTAAAGAGTCTGTTTCGATCATGACTAAACCGGGTTGCCCATTCTGTGCAAAAGCAAAAGCTTTATTAAAAGAAAAAGGTTATACGTTTGAAGAGATCGTATTAGGCCGTGATGCAAGCACAATTTCTGTGCGTGCAATTACCGGCAAAACCTCTGTACCACAAGTGTTTATCGGTGGTAAGCATATCGGTAGTGGCGATGCTTTAGAAGCGTATTTTGCAAAATAA
- the mgsA gene encoding methylglyoxal synthase, whose amino-acid sequence MKTIFRHIATQKQIALVAHDSCKQDLINWTKKYKAQLAAHKLYATGTTGHLLSRETRLEITSLLSGPMGGDQQLGGLIAEKKIDMLIFFWDPMNAAPHDPDVKALMRIATVWNIPVAINETTANFLLNADLFNQELNVSVPDYDGYLAERLG is encoded by the coding sequence ATGAAAACCATATTTCGCCATATTGCAACACAAAAACAAATCGCGTTAGTGGCTCACGATAGCTGTAAGCAAGATTTGATTAATTGGACAAAAAAATATAAAGCTCAGCTTGCTGCACACAAACTTTATGCCACCGGCACTACGGGACATTTACTCTCACGTGAAACCAGGCTTGAAATTACGTCCTTATTAAGCGGCCCGATGGGGGGCGATCAGCAGTTAGGCGGTTTAATTGCGGAGAAGAAAATTGATATGTTGATTTTCTTTTGGGATCCGATGAATGCAGCTCCGCACGACCCGGATGTTAAGGCGTTAATGCGGATTGCAACGGTGTGGAATATTCCTGTTGCGATTAACGAAACGACCGCAAACTTTCTACTCAATGCCGATTTATTTAACCAAGAATTGAATGTTAGTGTGCCGGATTATGACGGCTATTTGGCGGAGCGTTTGGGGTAG